The Microplitis mediator isolate UGA2020A chromosome 8, iyMicMedi2.1, whole genome shotgun sequence genome has a window encoding:
- the LOC130673882 gene encoding baculoviral IAP repeat-containing protein 2-like: protein MAQRLGLILGSATVPRDENPNRIRYASEQSRLESFVGWAGPPELPRKMAAAGLFYLGIGDQVRCHECGSRFGLWEEGEDPAASHYRWQPNCRFIQNIPGIEATLTRPFGPNGYRSSLMQGDHYIIPDVPEPRDPTVVPQSLLLGRLNLSKPRAPMHTEYAVYDRRLESFHDWPTSSPQGKKGLAKAGFWYSGHKD, encoded by the coding sequence ATGGCGCAACGCCTGGGGTTAATATTGGGATCTGCAACAGTTCCACGAGACGAGAACCCAAATCGCATACGGTACGCCTCTGAACAATCGAGACTCGAAAGTTTTGTCGGCTGGGCAGGCCCTCCAGAGTTACCTCGAAAGATGGCCGCCGCGGGATTATTTTACCTCGGCATCGGGGATCAAGTTAGATGTCATGAGTGCGGATCGCGGTTCGGTCTATGGGAAGAAGGCGAAGATCCAGCGGCCAGTCACTATCGCTGGCAGCCTAATTGTCGGTTTATTCAGAACATACCGGGAATAGAGGCAACACTCACTAGACCCTTCGGTCCGAACGGGTATCGTAGTTCGCTTATGCAGGGAGATCATTATATTATTCCCGACGTACCCGAACCTCGGGACCCAACCGTGGTCCCTCAATCCTTGTTACTCGGACGTTTGAACTTGAGTAAACCACGAGCACCTATGCATACCGAATATGCCGTCTATGACCGGAGGTTAGAGAGTTTCCACGACTGGCCTACGTCTAGCCCTCAAGGTAAAAAGGGGCTAGCCAAGGCTGGATTTTGGTATTCTGGTCATAAGGATTAA
- the LOC130673883 gene encoding uncharacterized protein LOC130673883 has product MRELARLLIELRTIEKNKKFSLIDAMTPSFFDKVLECAKRVGGYDPVEKSYRAPSLSAHLGTSLKQACDLLITALQRKQRFIKCDDPEAKIQAAKNFKNLIATQWTTEISSLAFKDLNEKRWNKPIILPLTKDILKFKNYVNKIANIAVASLQNYPNNAREYKNLVNATLTLTILYNRRCIGDVQYTKFQAYLTSFSTSNQEEFMNSLSSSEKVLTRHYKRVVTGGKGSKPTVILFPQNLQDLMNTLIDIRLKTDLVSQNNQYLFAHPGSDRWIRADTIIRQFAQKCNLDHPEQISSNKLRKPIATVMQILNLSQDETEQFAQFMGHTEKTHNEFYKLPQDIYQTARVSKLLILMDKGDGNKYKGKSLNEIDINPEVDAVELEDTDDDDDDNNDIEADNDVSFNNLMPDYKKQPTLTKVKSCKQIGRTPWAPEQAKVVKNYFKRDIQLKKAPKKRECEELIKNHPDLLKNKDWIRIKTYVYNLYR; this is encoded by the exons ATGAGAGAGTTAGCTCGACTTCTCATAGAATTAAGAAcgattgagaaaaataaaaagttttcattAATTGATGCTATGACtccatcattttttgacaaagTGTTAGAATGCGCCAAGAGAGTTGGAGGTTACGATCCGGTAGAAAAATCGTATAGAGCTCCGAGTTTGTCGGCTCATCTGGGTACATCACTCAAACAAGCCTGTGATTTACTTATCACAGCATTACAACGAAAACAGCGTTTCATAAAATGTGATGACCCAGAAGCCAAAATACAAGCagctaaaaactttaaaaatcttaTTGCAACACAATGGACCACAGAAATAAGTAGTTTAGCTTTCAAAGATCTAAACGAAAAAAGGTGGAATAAACCAATTATTTTACCATTGacaaaagatattttaaaattcaaaaattacgtTAATAAAATCGCGAATATAGCTGTTGCTTCACTTCAAAATTATCCCAATAACGCGCGTGAGTACAAAAACTTAGTAAATGCAACACTcacattaacaattttatacaatagaCGATGTATAGGAGATGTACAATATACTAAATTTCAAGCATACCTAACAAGCTTTTCAACATCTAATCAAGAAGAATTTATGAATTCTTTATCATCATCAGAAAAAGTTTTAACCAGACACTATAAGAGAGTCGTAACTGGAGGAAAGGGAAGTAAACCAActgtaattttattccctCAAAATCTTCAAGACTTGATGAATACTCTTATAGATATTAGACTAAAGACAGATCTCGTTTCACAAAATAATCAGTACTTATTTGCACATCCTGGTAGTGATCGTTGGATAAGAGCTGATACAATTATTCGACAATTCGCTCAAAAATGTAATCTAGATCATCCTGAACAAAtttcatcaaataaattacgtaaacCAATCGCAACAGTTATGCAAATCTTAAATCTTAGTCAAGATGAAACCGAACAATTTGCGCAATTTATGGGTCACACTGAAAAAActcataatgaattttataa ACTACCACAAGATATTTATCAAACCGCCAGAGTGtctaaattattaatacttaTGGACAAAGGTGATGGTAATAAATACAAAGGAAAATCATTAAATGAAATAGATATTAATCCAGAAGTAGATGCGGTTGAGTTAGAGGAtactgatgatgatgatgatgataataatgatattgaaGCTGATAATGATGTTTCATTCAACAATCTTATGCCTGACTACAAGAAACAACCTACATTAACGAAAGTAAAAT cttGTAAACAAATTGGTCGAACACCATGGGCACCAGAGCAAGCGAAAGTTGTCAAAAACTATTTCAAAAGGGACATTCAACTTAAGAAAGCCCCTAAAAAACGAGAGTGtgaagaattaataaaaaaccatCCCGATTTGTTGAAGAACAAGGATTGGATTCGCATTAAAACATacgtttataatttatatcgttaa